The window TCTTTTCATATCAGCATCTCCTTTTTAAAATCTAGAGACTATGACAAAAAACATGATTATGGCTATTATCACCTTGACCACTATTGAACCAACCCTGCCTACTACGCCTCCAAACCCGGCCTTAAGAGACTTCACGAGGTCCTTTTGTATGATCAGCTCTACCAGAAATGCGCCGAGAAAGATCCCGAGGAATGTGCCCAGCAAAAGCCCTATGCCTAACAATGGAGCGCCTACAACTGCGCCCACTATACCTCCGACAATAGCGCCAATAACAGCAGCATTTGAAGCGCCAAATTTCTTGCTGCCAATTATTATAAAGAGATATTCCGATACCTCGCCGCATAGATAGAGCGTCAGAAGTATTATAAGTGCTCTTATATCCAGGATTAAAAAATCAGTAAGGAAGGAATAAAGAATGGCGCCCATAAGTATTATGAGCGTTCCGAATGTGGTGAAAAAAATGGCTGCAAAACCGATCAAGCCAGATATGACTAAAATTGCAATAGCCAGGATCTCCATAATCGCCCTTCTTTCTATTAGGGATATGATACTACTCCAGGGCCATGAAGACAACCTTAAAGATTCTTCTCTTTTAACTTACCTTATCCTTCTCATCGTAGATCTCGCCAAAGAGTTCTTCCAATACATCTTCCATGGAGACAATGCCGATGTTGAGCTTCTCCTTATCCTGCACAATAAAAAGATGTTGGTGATAAGCCTGGAACTTTGTCAAGAGATCATCTGCCTTCTCATTTTCATTTACAAAAATGGGGCGCGACATAAAATCTTTTATCCGCGCTTCGTAATTATCTTTTGCGATCTCTCTTAAGAGCACCCTCTGCTGGCATATGCCTATTATATTCGATACATCTTTGTTATATACAGCGATCCTGCTATATTGAGAATTAAGTATGGAATCCTTTGCCTCTATAAGTTTTTCCTCGCCAGGCAATGCATAGATCTGGTCTATTGGCTTCATTATGTGTGCTGCCCTCATATCATTGAGCTTAAACACCTTATTGCAAAGCTTTTCCTCATCCACCTCTACTGTGCCAGCGTCCCTGCCAAGCCGAAGCATTGCCTTTATCTCTTCCTCAGTTACCTTAGGCACTGTTGATTTTTTTCTGGCCATACCTGTTGCCACTATCAATGTCTGTATGAGTGGGCTCAAGACCCAGATAGTACCTCTTAGAATCTTTGCGGTTGAAAGAGAGACCCTGACTTTATAATATTCGCCTATGGTCTTGGGTATGACTTCTGATATGACAATAATCAAAAATGTAAGAACTGCCGAGATTACAGCAAGCCACTCATTGCCAAAGATCTTTAATGCCCCACGGCCCACGAATATCGCGCCCACGATGTTCACTGAATTATTCAATACAACAATGGTCGCGATCGCAATATGGATATTCTCTTTTATAAAAAGAAGGTCTTTCGAGCCCTTGCGTTTTTTATCAAATAAGATCCTGGCCTTTACAAGCGGCAGGCTCAAGATCGCTGCCTCTACCATAGAGCAAAGACCTGATGCAAAAAGTATGCCTATAATTAAAATGATGAGTTTCAACATATTGCCTTTAGAATATCAGCGCCTATTTTTTCAAACAACTCTTTCAACTTTGCCATTGGCAGGCCCAGGACATTAAAATATGATCCTTTAATGTCGTCAAATATAAATGAGCCTACGCCCTCTATTGAAAAACCTCCTGCCTTGTCATATGGTCCGAGTAATTTGAAAAATCTTGAGATCTCAGCTGGCCGAATCTTTTTCACTGTTACCTTTGATCTTTCATAACCAGAGATCATCTTTTTTCTTTTAGAATCAATAACGCAAAGCCCAGTGTATACGGAAATAGTCTTGCCTGACATTGCCTTTAGCATGCTTTTTGCATGAGCGGCATTGTGCGGCTTACCTATGATCTTCTTGCCCAGTAGTACAACTGTATCCGCGCCTATTATATAACCTGATTTTTTTATGCTTTGCGCTTTTAGGCAGGCATTTTTTATTGCAATAGCACTCGGGAGCTTCCCTTTCATACTTTCCC is drawn from Candidatus Gorgyraea atricola and contains these coding sequences:
- a CDS encoding DUF456 family protein, with the translated sequence MEILAIAILVISGLIGFAAIFFTTFGTLIILMGAILYSFLTDFLILDIRALIILLTLYLCGEVSEYLFIIIGSKKFGASNAAVIGAIVGGIVGAVVGAPLLGIGLLLGTFLGIFLGAFLVELIIQKDLVKSLKAGFGGVVGRVGSIVVKVIIAIIMFFVIVSRF
- a CDS encoding CNNM domain-containing protein, with product MLKLIILIIGILFASGLCSMVEAAILSLPLVKARILFDKKRKGSKDLLFIKENIHIAIATIVVLNNSVNIVGAIFVGRGALKIFGNEWLAVISAVLTFLIIVISEVIPKTIGEYYKVRVSLSTAKILRGTIWVLSPLIQTLIVATGMARKKSTVPKVTEEEIKAMLRLGRDAGTVEVDEEKLCNKVFKLNDMRAAHIMKPIDQIYALPGEEKLIEAKDSILNSQYSRIAVYNKDVSNIIGICQQRVLLREIAKDNYEARIKDFMSRPIFVNENEKADDLLTKFQAYHQHLFIVQDKEKLNIGIVSMEDVLEELFGEIYDEKDKVS
- a CDS encoding nucleoside triphosphate pyrophosphatase, giving the protein MDIILASKSKRRSAILSSCRIRHRVIVSSARESMKGKLPSAIAIKNACLKAQSIKKSGYIIGADTVVLLGKKIIGKPHNAAHAKSMLKAMSGKTISVYTGLCVIDSKRKKMISGYERSKVTVKKIRPAEISRFFKLLGPYDKAGGFSIEGVGSFIFDDIKGSYFNVLGLPMAKLKELFEKIGADILKAIC